In Pedobacter africanus, a single window of DNA contains:
- a CDS encoding RagB/SusD family nutrient uptake outer membrane protein yields MMKKKYTLIVLALLVFLGSCKDALLEEPGSFVSPKQFFNNENQCIAALNGCYVPFTSIYNSGLIIANEATTDLAYLNSAQLDAKFEISPANPGMGQAVWTQAYKGVMFCNSTISGIERSPVNQDRKKLLLAEGATLRAMYYYILTSTFGDVPFYTEDVATLEVLEKVTALGRTSATEIRKTLIAELQQYAASLPSKRTSDVPDNRVSGPMAYLLIAKMAMWNKDYTVALSALKEIQKVYGLLNQYPLTDTYFRNKNTPESIFEVQFTWSASGLKKTTNVACFFTPTKKASTDIYDGVSIPELGAKANPYASITPSAYFVSLYELDDPRRNIILAYTYEDKWFTRPQSANGTGKPWMGAKFWCPGMDNAADGNNQKVFRYADALLLMAECANETGDTQLALNSINEVKGRASADFKMTSYPGKDEFFEELKKERARELMGEYTRKWDLVRWGIFYDAVKATSATEYVEINNNIRRYHEYYPISDSEVMRSSGHLSNPAYTGQ; encoded by the coding sequence ATGATGAAGAAAAAATATACCTTAATCGTGCTTGCACTGCTGGTCTTCTTAGGCTCATGTAAGGATGCTCTTCTGGAAGAGCCGGGCAGCTTTGTATCACCCAAGCAGTTCTTTAACAATGAAAATCAATGCATAGCAGCCCTGAATGGGTGTTACGTTCCCTTTACCAGCATCTATAATTCTGGATTAATTATTGCCAATGAAGCCACTACAGACCTCGCCTACCTGAATTCTGCGCAGCTGGATGCCAAATTCGAAATCTCACCGGCCAACCCCGGAATGGGGCAGGCCGTATGGACGCAGGCTTACAAAGGGGTAATGTTCTGTAATTCCACAATTTCTGGAATTGAAAGGTCGCCGGTTAACCAAGACCGAAAAAAATTGCTTCTGGCAGAAGGTGCAACCTTAAGGGCAATGTATTATTATATCCTGACCAGCACATTTGGCGACGTTCCTTTTTATACAGAAGATGTCGCTACCCTGGAGGTCCTGGAAAAAGTTACAGCTTTGGGCAGAACCAGCGCTACAGAGATCAGGAAGACCTTAATTGCCGAATTGCAACAGTATGCAGCCAGCCTGCCATCAAAAAGAACATCCGATGTGCCGGACAATAGAGTATCCGGCCCAATGGCATATCTGCTCATTGCAAAAATGGCGATGTGGAATAAGGATTACACGGTAGCATTGAGCGCCCTGAAGGAAATTCAAAAGGTATACGGCCTGTTGAACCAGTATCCACTTACCGATACCTATTTCAGAAATAAAAACACCCCCGAATCCATATTTGAGGTACAGTTCACCTGGTCTGCCTCCGGGCTTAAAAAAACGACCAATGTTGCCTGTTTTTTCACGCCCACCAAAAAGGCTTCGACAGATATTTACGATGGAGTTTCCATCCCCGAACTTGGTGCCAAAGCCAACCCGTATGCATCAATTACGCCCTCTGCCTATTTCGTTTCTTTATATGAACTGGACGATCCGCGCCGTAACATCATTCTGGCCTATACCTATGAAGACAAGTGGTTTACCCGGCCTCAAAGCGCAAACGGAACCGGGAAACCATGGATGGGCGCCAAATTCTGGTGCCCGGGAATGGACAATGCAGCTGACGGCAACAATCAGAAAGTGTTCAGGTATGCAGATGCATTATTGCTGATGGCCGAGTGTGCCAACGAAACCGGGGATACCCAGCTGGCATTAAACAGCATCAATGAGGTGAAGGGCAGGGCATCTGCTGATTTTAAAATGACCAGTTACCCTGGCAAAGATGAATTCTTTGAAGAGCTAAAAAAGGAGAGGGCAAGGGAACTTATGGGAGAATATACCCGCAAATGGGACCTGGTACGCTGGGGCATTTTTTATGATGCTGTAAAAGCAACTTCCGCCACAGAATACGTGGAAATTAACAACAACATCAGACGCTATCATGAGTATTACCCAATTTCAGACAGCGAAGTGATGCGCTCATCAGGACACCTTTCAAACCCCGCTTATACCGGTCAGTAA
- a CDS encoding endonuclease/exonuclease/phosphatase family protein, which produces MKTLTKYSALILLLAICHLSGQAQNKTRIISYNILEGMKTDTTKGKQDFVKWLKSENPDILALQECNKFTQKSLEELARSYGHPYAVLLREQGYPVALTSKYPIVNVEKVTDNMHHGFIQAKIKDLNIIVLHLSPHKYWKRREEIDVILATIAAARQQDKWVVMGDFNSLSPLDKDNYADGKYTERLKEAAKKYSFHENLVEGKYLDFEVQKRILEFGLHDTAKEKAKGNEPKANRIDYIYVSKDLMPFVTKSQFIKDDFTATHSDHVPVIMELKR; this is translated from the coding sequence ATGAAAACATTAACTAAATACAGCGCCCTGATCCTGCTGCTAGCCATCTGCCATCTCTCAGGACAGGCACAAAATAAAACCAGGATCATCAGCTACAATATCCTGGAAGGGATGAAAACAGATACCACTAAAGGAAAACAGGATTTTGTGAAATGGCTAAAGTCTGAAAACCCGGATATCCTTGCCCTGCAGGAATGCAATAAATTTACGCAAAAATCGCTGGAAGAACTTGCACGCAGTTATGGGCATCCTTATGCTGTGCTGCTTCGTGAGCAGGGATATCCAGTGGCCCTTACCTCCAAATACCCGATAGTGAATGTAGAAAAGGTAACAGACAACATGCATCATGGTTTTATCCAGGCTAAAATCAAAGACCTGAACATCATCGTTTTGCACTTATCGCCGCATAAATACTGGAAAAGAAGAGAAGAAATTGATGTGATCCTGGCTACAATTGCTGCTGCCCGGCAGCAAGACAAATGGGTAGTTATGGGCGATTTCAATTCATTGTCGCCATTGGATAAAGACAATTATGCAGATGGGAAATATACCGAACGCTTGAAAGAGGCGGCAAAGAAATACAGCTTTCACGAAAACCTGGTAGAGGGTAAATACCTTGATTTTGAAGTGCAGAAGCGGATACTTGAATTCGGCCTGCACGACACAGCAAAAGAAAAGGCAAAGGGAAATGAGCCCAAAGCCAATAGGATAGACTATATCTATGTAAGCAAAGACCTCATGCCATTCGTAACAAAATCCCAGTTCATCAAGGATGACTTTACCGCTACGCATTCAGATCATGTGCCGGTTATAATGGAACTTAAAAGATAA
- a CDS encoding BACON domain-containing protein translates to MKRILFYALLLLTGISSCKKDELVRFGTDLAINNKIIRLADSAASTRVLVYADDSWKVQTEGNASWIKLDKEGGTGKGEFLATVESNAGNLPRSVNILISAGNKTDTISLQQRGIVAAINITDANANGIAAGGLMKTAISTNVPFDVMKHEEVYASGGTNWITGLTINGKDLNFSLGQNTQAEAREALIRLSYKDALGTTVKDSILVTQNPKGNYDRAVLKDFAYVKAMLATGEVTEDIYIEGVVVSDKGNPNIALNANKATNKHEVDKTENAITAYIQSMDGKSGLMIRTKTGGDNIYGNGEVVKLWLKGTTLRKEINPSRTVLEQVQSVNIISKVAGSSLQPREVYMKDLTDNDLYTYVKLKEVEISVPSGSFFNINEGYNLRTDVYPTNIRDINGSSMYMLTNIDVPYRRDGKRVPQGSGDITGVLVHEKLARYGNDIGKYAIRHLKREDIALRENREDGFSNVLVEWSRFKSEDVTGATEAKNPMTPDTGSGTLKQSEKGSLDFSANGISGATDFNGLIQEPTTVKGAITNGAWISKNWWSDAKGRGSSWNITVSTAGITKPISLQIEGNSDIGGARNFIVEWSATGAETGTWNQVGEFTFEDVVNFSNTLLTQVPGLKVLNFQFPTAALGLTNLYIRIRVKNKLVGTATSPTGGTLAAAGITRLGHISIKYNK, encoded by the coding sequence ATGAAAAGAATTTTGTTTTATGCGCTATTGCTGCTTACCGGGATAAGCAGCTGTAAAAAGGATGAGCTGGTCAGGTTTGGTACCGACCTGGCTATCAACAATAAAATTATCCGTCTGGCAGATAGTGCTGCAAGTACCCGTGTGCTCGTATACGCTGATGACAGCTGGAAAGTGCAGACAGAAGGCAATGCATCCTGGATTAAACTGGATAAAGAAGGGGGGACCGGAAAAGGGGAATTTTTGGCCACAGTGGAAAGCAATGCCGGAAACCTGCCCAGGTCTGTCAACATTCTGATCAGCGCCGGTAACAAAACAGACACCATCAGTTTGCAGCAAAGAGGTATTGTTGCCGCCATCAATATTACCGATGCCAACGCCAATGGGATTGCGGCAGGTGGCCTGATGAAAACCGCCATAAGCACAAATGTGCCATTTGATGTCATGAAGCATGAAGAGGTCTATGCTTCCGGCGGCACAAACTGGATCACTGGTTTAACCATTAACGGCAAAGACCTGAATTTTAGCCTGGGGCAGAACACTCAGGCTGAAGCCCGGGAAGCCCTCATCCGGCTATCGTATAAAGATGCGCTGGGTACTACGGTAAAAGACTCCATCCTGGTTACCCAAAACCCGAAGGGAAATTACGATCGGGCGGTGCTTAAAGATTTTGCCTACGTAAAAGCTATGCTGGCCACCGGTGAGGTAACGGAAGATATTTATATCGAGGGCGTTGTGGTCAGCGACAAAGGCAATCCGAATATTGCGCTCAATGCAAATAAAGCTACCAACAAACATGAAGTAGATAAGACCGAAAATGCCATCACCGCCTATATACAGAGCATGGACGGAAAGTCGGGCCTGATGATCCGGACAAAGACCGGCGGAGATAACATTTACGGAAATGGGGAAGTGGTAAAACTCTGGCTGAAGGGCACTACGTTAAGAAAGGAAATCAATCCTTCCAGAACAGTTTTAGAGCAGGTGCAGTCGGTAAACATCATTTCAAAAGTTGCCGGCAGTTCCCTGCAGCCCCGGGAAGTGTACATGAAAGACCTGACTGACAATGATCTTTATACTTATGTAAAATTGAAAGAAGTAGAGATAAGTGTACCTTCCGGCAGCTTCTTCAACATCAATGAAGGCTACAATTTAAGAACAGATGTATACCCGACAAACATCAGGGACATTAATGGAAGCAGTATGTACATGCTCACCAATATCGATGTGCCTTACCGCAGGGACGGCAAACGTGTTCCACAAGGATCGGGCGATATTACCGGTGTTTTGGTCCATGAAAAGCTGGCCAGATATGGTAATGATATCGGTAAATATGCCATCAGGCATCTCAAAAGAGAAGACATTGCCTTAAGAGAAAACCGTGAAGATGGTTTCTCAAATGTTTTGGTGGAATGGAGCAGGTTTAAATCTGAAGATGTTACAGGCGCTACAGAAGCAAAGAACCCGATGACGCCAGATACTGGCAGTGGTACTTTAAAACAAAGCGAAAAGGGCTCACTGGATTTTAGCGCAAACGGCATTTCTGGCGCCACAGATTTTAATGGGTTGATACAGGAACCTACAACCGTAAAAGGTGCGATTACGAACGGGGCCTGGATCAGTAAAAACTGGTGGAGCGATGCCAAAGGCCGGGGCAGTTCCTGGAACATCACGGTTTCAACTGCTGGTATTACTAAACCTATATCGTTGCAGATTGAAGGCAACAGCGATATTGGCGGTGCAAGGAATTTTATCGTGGAATGGTCTGCTACCGGTGCAGAAACGGGCACGTGGAACCAGGTAGGGGAGTTTACCTTTGAAGATGTGGTGAATTTTTCCAATACCCTCCTCACCCAGGTGCCCGGACTCAAAGTCTTGAATTTTCAGTTCCCGACGGCAGCACTGGGCCTTACCAATTTATACATCCGGATTCGGGTTAAAAATAAACTTGTAGGTACAGCAACAAGCCCTACAGGAGGAACGCTTGCGGCTGCCGGCATAACCCGTTTGGGGCATATATCTATAAAGTACAACAAGTAA
- a CDS encoding cold-shock protein, which yields MPQGTVKFFNDSKGFGFIVPDNGEPEIFVHVSGLIDQIKEKDQVTYEVENGKKGLNATKVKLL from the coding sequence ATGCCACAAGGAACAGTAAAATTTTTCAATGACTCAAAAGGATTTGGCTTTATCGTACCCGATAACGGAGAGCCCGAAATCTTTGTACACGTAAGCGGACTTATTGACCAGATCAAAGAGAAGGACCAGGTAACTTATGAAGTAGAAAACGGTAAAAAAGGCCTTAACGCAACTAAGGTTAAGTTACTGTAA
- a CDS encoding NADPH-dependent FMN reductase has product MPHIVIISSSVRKGRNSHRTALFFQNFISSNALASVEILDLKNYDFPIFEERLRFFENPTLLMLEFASKVKHADGVLIVTPEYNGGYPSSLKNVVDLLYDEWRKKPVAIATNSAGPFGGTQVITSLQFSLWKIGAWTVPAMFPVPKVQEAFDENGAPADEAGTHKRATIFINELLWCVEAKKRME; this is encoded by the coding sequence ATGCCACACATTGTCATCATATCTTCCAGCGTTAGAAAGGGCAGAAACAGCCACAGAACCGCATTATTTTTTCAAAATTTTATAAGTTCAAATGCGCTGGCCTCGGTAGAGATCCTGGACCTGAAAAACTACGATTTCCCCATATTCGAGGAAAGGCTACGTTTTTTTGAAAATCCTACTTTGCTGATGCTGGAATTTGCATCAAAAGTGAAGCATGCGGATGGTGTACTGATTGTAACGCCTGAATACAATGGCGGCTACCCCAGTAGTTTAAAGAATGTGGTTGACCTGCTTTACGACGAATGGAGAAAGAAACCGGTTGCCATTGCTACCAATTCTGCCGGACCTTTTGGAGGTACCCAGGTCATTACCTCACTGCAATTCTCCTTATGGAAAATTGGGGCCTGGACAGTTCCGGCAATGTTTCCGGTACCAAAAGTGCAGGAAGCGTTTGACGAAAATGGCGCGCCTGCCGACGAAGCCGGAACCCATAAAAGGGCAACCATATTTATCAATGAATTGCTTTGGTGCGTGGAGGCGAAAAAAAGAATGGAATAA